GCAGTATATATTGAATCTGCTGCCGGAACGGCGGCAGGTGGAAAAACTGGGATCACTGCCATCGTGGTCGGCGTACTGTTCTTATTAATGCTATTCTTCCAACCCTTAGCAACATTGGTACCAAGCTATGCCACTGCACCGGCGTTAATGTACGTGGGTTTATTGATGCTAAGCAATGTGAACAAATTGGATTTTTCTGACTTTGTCGGCGCCATGAGCGGGCTTATCTGCGCAGTGTTTATTGTGTTAACCGCCAATATTGTAACAGGTATTATGCTTGGTTTTGCCGGTTTAGTGATCGGTCGTATCGTGTGTGGTGAAGCGAAAAAACTCAATGTAGGCACCATCATTATTGCGGTGGTTTTAGTGGCGTTCTACGTCAGTGGAAAAGCAATTTAATCGCGCCGCAAACGAATACAAAAAAGCGTTAAACTGAAGTTTAACGCTTTTTTTAGTTTAAAACTCGGATAAATTTGACCGCACTTTTAGGTCTTACTTTGACTTCCCTAATCTACTTTTGCCGGTTTTACAATTTCACTTGGATAACAACCCAGCACTTTCAAATAATTACTGTAAGATTTTAATTCCTCAAAAGCCTGCTGAGTTTGTGGATGATTAATATTCGCTTCAATTTCCAAATAGAACATTTCTTCCCAAGGTTTGCCATAAATTGGGCGGGATTCTAATTTTGTCATATTAATATGGTATTTTTTAAAGACCAACAAGGCATCGACTAATGCACCGGCTTGCTGTGAAGTGCTCATCAACAAAAGGGTTTTGGTATGAATTTGTGGAGAAACTACTACTGGATTTTTGGCTAAAACAATAAAACGCGTAATATTATTTTCTTGGTTGGCAATGTCCGTTTTCAACACGCGCAAACCGTATAAATGCCCACCATCTTCGTTGCCCAATGCCGCAATATTCGGTTTATTGAGGCTTGCGACCAATTGCATGGCATGCGAGCTGCTTTCGCAATATTCAATATGCACACGCTCTAAGCTGCGGATAAATTGACTACATTGTTGAATAACTTGCGGATGACTATACAGGGTATCAATTTTGCTTAAATCATCTTGTTCATTCACCAATACACAATGCTTAATAGGGTAAGCTAATTCGCCGACCAACGATAAATCGGTATGTTGGAGCAAATCATAGACTTCATTGATGGCGCCCGATGTAGTATTTTCCAACGGTAAAATGCCATAATCAGCCTCACCACTTTGTACCTTTTCAAAAATTTGCTCAAAAGTGTTACAGCTCATTTCAACTAAGTGTTCTTGGTAACGCGTTGCGTAATTGCGTGCTGCGAGGTGAGAATAGGAACCGCGTTTGCCTAAAAACGCAATATGAATATTCTGCTCGCGTTGTTCATTCAATTTTTTCTGCAAATACACTTGTTGGGTAAGTACGGAATCTTCAATAATGCGCTGAAAAATCGCCATGATATATTGTGGCTCTAACTGATAGTTTTCATTTTCGGCAAACTGTACTAATTCTTGTAATAATTGCTGCTCCCGCTCAATATCCCGTAATGGTTTTTGTGTAATTTCTTTGCTTCGTACCACATCAAAAGCGAGTCGATGACGTTCTGATAATAATTTCAATAAACTACGATCAATTTGTGTGATCTGCTGACGAATTTCCGTTAAATCCAGTGCCATATCTTTCTTTTTAATCCTCTAAATAATTGCCCACGCTTCCAGTATTATATTCAATGATTTTATTGTACTTTGATTGTAAAAACAAAACAAAAAATGACCGCACTTTAAATAAAAAAAGCTATACTTCTTGTGAAATATAGCTTTTTAGCCGTATAGCCAAATTAAATTAAAACTTGAGAAGGCGCGACATAACCTTGCGGAACCTGATCTTTATCTTCAAAGGTGACAAATTCCCAAGCGTCTTGATTTGCTAATAATGCTCTCAATAATTTGTTATTTAAGCCATGACCGGATTTATAGGCTTTAAAGTCACCGATAATGTTGTAACCTGCCATGTATAAATCGCCGATTGCATCTAACATTTTATGACGCACTAACTCATCTTTAAAACGTAATCCGTCTTCATTTAAAATGCGATAATTATCCAACACAATCGCGTTATCCAAACTACCACCTAAGGCTAATCCTTGGGATTGTAGATATTCAATATCTTTCATAAATCCAAAGGTTCTCGCGCGGCTGATTTGTTGTACAAACGCTTGTGCTGAGAAATCCATTTGATAATGACGAACATCTTTACCAATTGCCGGGTGTTCAAAATCAATGGTAAAATCTAAACGGAAACCTTGGTTATAAGGCTTAAATTCCGCCCATTTATCACCATCTTCCACGCGTACCGGCTGTTTAACACGGATAAATTTCTTCGGCGCATTTTGTTCTTCAATACCAGCATCCAAAAGTAAGTAAATAAACGGACTTGAGCTACCGTCCATAATCGGAATTTCTGGCGCATCAACTTCGATAATAATATTATCAATACCTAATCCGGCTAAGGCGGCATTCAAATGCTCCACTGTAGAAATTCTGATGCCTTCTTCATTTACTAAACAAGTACATAGCATCGTATCACGTACAGCATTGGCATTTGCTGGAAACGTCACCGGCGGGTTAACATCGGTACGACAATAAATCACGCCCGTGTTTACCATTGCCGGACGCAAAGTCAGGGTAACTTTATTCCCGCTATGCAAACCGACACCAGTCACTTTGATGCTTTGTTTTAATGTTCTTTGTTTAATCATAATATTTTCTCTTAACTTATTGTAATACAACAAGATTAATGCTATTTATTTTTATTTAAAAAACTGGATACGTTAACCCGTTGGAATGCCGGCGTATCTAATTCTTTCGATGGACGATTTTGCACTTGTTGAACCTGTTGTGGTTGTCCGCTTGCAAGTGATCCTAATTCACCATAACCTACACCGCTTGAAATCGGTTGAGGTTGAGTTAAACTGCCCTGATGATTTACCTGTTGTTCTGGTCTTACCGGAGGATGTTTCAAAATTTGAATATCCGGCGTATCAATATCACCAATACCAGTTGCCACAATAGTTACGCGGATTTCATCGGTCATTTCCGGCACTAAGGTTGTACCGACCACGACCGTCGCTTCATCAGAAGCAAAGGCACGAATAGTATCCCCTACAGTATAGAATTCATCTAATCCTAAATCCATACCCGCAGTAATATTCACCAATACTCCTCTCGCACCGGATAAATCCACATCTTCTAATAATGGACTTGCGACCGCATCTTGCGCCGCTTTTTCTGCACGACCATCACTGACTGAACCATAAGCCACACCAGATCCCATCATCGCACGTCCCATTTCCGACATAACGGTTTTCACATCGGCAAAGTCAACGTTAATCAAGCCCGGAGAGGTAATCATATCGGAAATACCGGTTACTGCATTGCGTAAAATATCATTCGCTGTCGCAAACGCACTAATTAACGTAACATTTTTACCTAAAACTTTGAGTAATTTTTCATTCGGAATAATAATCAAAGAATCTACATGCTTAGACAACTCTTTGATACCTAATTCCGCAAACTGCATCCGTTTTTTCCCTTCAAAAGAGAAAGGTTTAGTGACTACTGCAACGGTTAAAATGCCAAGTTCTTTCGCTATTTGTGCCACAATCGGCGCTGCACCGGTTCCCGTACCGCCACCCATACCGGCTGCGATAAATACCATATCAGCACCTTCCAACATCGCGCGAATAGCATCTTGATCATCTTCTGCAGCTTTACGTCCAACATTCGGGTTAGCACCGGCACCAAGCCCTTTCGTTGTCGCTCCACCAATCTGCACGGTTTGTTGCACATTGCTTTTGCGTAGCGCTTGCGCATCCGTATTTACCGCATAGAAAATGATTTTACCATGTTCATCTTCTGGCATCGGATAAGCTAATTCGTCAGAGCCAACAAATGTGCCACCAATATCATTTTTGATCATATTAGCAACCATGTGGTTAACCGCATTACCGCCACCACCGCCAACGCCAACAACTTTGATGAGAGCGCCGCTCATTCCATCAACATCATAATCAATTGGTTCTAACATATTCATATTTGTTCTCCGGCTATGCTAAGTCGCAGCTTAACATTAAATAAAACTTAAATTACTCTTATTGTAGATTAAAAATTGAAATTCTCAAAACTCTGAACGCACTTTATTTGCAAATTTTTTGATCGTATTCCAAATTGGCGCTAATGCACCACCAGAATTGCCATCCGGACCAACATCAATTATCTCATCTTTATTATCTTGAGTATATTGCAACAAACCGATAACCGTAGAATATTGCGGTTTATTCACATAATCGGTTAAGCCGGTGATATTCAATGGTGTTCCGATACGAACTTGCGTACCAAAGACTTCTGAAGCACATTGTTTTAAATCCTCAATTTGCGCGCCACCACCGGTAATCACTACACCGGCTATTAATTCAAATTTCATTTGTTTGCTTTCAAGCTCATATTTTAATTGATCAAGCTCATTTCTGACCAAACCAAGCAACTCCGTATAACGCGCCGAAGTAACTACTGAAAGTTGCTCTTTAGTTAAAACTCGTGGCGCACGACCACCGATACCAGCAACTTCAATTTTTTTATCCGCGCCACTACTTGGCGGATTCAGCGCACTGGCATAGTTAACTTTTATGCCTTCTGCATCCATACGTGAAGCAGCACAAGCATAAGCAATATCATCAGTTACTCGATTTCCGGCATAAGAAATGACTTTACTGAAACGCAATGCACCATTGGTGTAAACCACAATATCCATGGTTCCTGCCCCAAAGTCAATTAAGCAAACCCCTAAATCTTTCTCATCTTCCGTCAACACGGAATAGGCAGATGCCACGCCGGAAAACACGATTTTATCTACTTTCAATTTGCAACGCTCAACTGCTTTTTTCAGATTATTCAACCAATCTTGGTGGCAAGCAATCAAATGCGCTTGCGCTTTTAATCGAACACCTTGCAAGCCCAACGGGTCTTTAATATTTACTTGTTTATCCACCGCAAATTCCTGTGGAATCACGTGTAATAACGAAAGCCCTTCGCCCATTCTGACTGAACTTGCAGTATGCATCGCAGAATCAATTTCATCTTGCGTCACCTCGCCATCGGCAATCGGCACAAATCCGTTTTCATTCAAACTTTGAATATGTTCACCAGTAATGGCTAAGGTCACACTGAAAATTTCACAATCCGCCACTGATTCTGCCGCATCAATCGCACGCTGAATAGATGTAACAACTGCATTTAAATCCGTGATACTTCCTTTATCAATGCCTTTTGAAGGGCAACTGCCGACCCCGAGTACGTTCACTACGCCATCATGCAATACTTCACCGACAACCGCCACGACTTTAGAAGTACCAACTTCCAAGCCTACAATAGTTTTTGATTCCACAATCTTAGCCATTTTTACCGTTCACATTATCAATAATAATTATCTAATCCGCATCAACGATGCCCACCGCAGCACCTACGTTATATCTCAAATCAACATAAGATAAGCGTTTATGTTCAGGCACTTCAATTTGCGGATAAATTGTTGCAAAACGCTCTAATTTCGTTTTCCAGTCCCCTCGCCCTAAACGTAAAGTGACATCATTATCTAAAACGATTTGCCACGCGCCACGTGCATCAATTTTCACCGCTTTTAACGTTAATCCTTTTAATTTTAAATCATGATCAATTTTATTCCAAGCATCAAGCACTACCGTACTTCGATAATCCGGACCTGAAAGATGTGGCAAATTTTGATCTTTAACTTTTTCCATCGGGAGTTTAAATACGGTCCCATCACTTGCCACAAATTCATTTTCATTCCAAATTGCCACAGGAAAATGCTCATTGACCCAAATACTCAATCGATCCGGCCAAACTTTACGCACAACTGCATTTTTTATCCAAGGCATGGTTTCAATTTGCTCGCGTACCGCCTCAATATCTTGACCAAAAAAACCTTTTAGCGATCCCATTTTTACTAAGGTATCACGCACATCCACATCCGTGGTAAACGTTGGAGTGCCGATCAATGCAAAAGCACTAATCGGACGACTATCCAATTTTTCCAGCCAACTTTGCCAGTTAGTATAGACATAAAACAAAACACCTAAAAACACTAAGAAAAACAAAGGCTTTAATGTTAAAAATTGCGTACTTTTTTGCCCCTTTGTTCTCACGCCTTGCACTGTTTTATGTTGGAACAACTTCATTCCTTACTCAACTCCAAAATTTTCACCACTAGCTGCTCAAAGGAATAACCGACCGTGGCTGCCGATTTCGGAAATAAACTATGGCTAGTCATCCCTGGGTTTGTATTGACTTCAACCAATCTAAATTGCCCTTTCCCATCCATCATCACATCAATTCGGCTCCAACCACGACAACCAACGACATGATAAGCGCGCTTGACTAATTCACGTAATTCTTGCTCACGCTCTGCCGGCAAACCGGACGGACAAAAATATTGTGTATTATCAGAGATATATTTAGCATTGTAATCATAAAATTCGCCTTCCGGTACAATTTTAATGGAAGGTAGTACTTCATTATCTAACACTGGCACGGTCAATTCATCACCCGCCAACCATTCTTCAATTAATACGGTTTCATCAAATTTTAACGCAAATTCGACCGCACTTTTCAGCTCATCCACCGCTTTGACTTTGGTTAACCCAACGCTAGACCCTTCCAATGACGGTTTCACCATTAACGGAAGCCCTAATTTTTCGACAACAGCGTGCGGATTTAGTTCTGCCAACGAGGAACGCGTCACAATTTCCATATCCGCTACCGGCAAACCAAAGGCTTTCCACAACATTTTGGTTCTCATTTTATCCATGGTCAACGCTGACGCCATTACGCCACAACCGGTATAAGGGATGCCAATTTGCTCTAATAAACCTTGCATAGTACCATCTTCACCGCCACGACCATGTAAAATATTAAATACGCGATCAAAGCCCTGTTCTTTTAAGGTTGCCACCGGAAACTCTTTGGGGTCAATAGGATGTGCATCATAGCCTTGGTTACGCAACGCATTCAACACCGCCTGACCGGAATTTAACGACACGTCTCTTTCTGCTGAAGTTCCACCGAGTAAGACGGCAATTTTTTCTTGTTTTAATGTTTTTGTCATTTTAGCTACCACTATTTATTCATTCATCCAACGTTCGGTCAATTGGCGAGAAAGTTTGCTCACATTGCCCGCCCCTTGCGCCAAAATTAAATCTCCGTCTTGAATAACCTGATCCAAGATTTCCGGTAACTGCTCATGATCCGCTACAAAAATCGGATCCACTTTACCTAAATTACGAATAGAACGACTTAAAGAACGACTATCCGCCCCCGGAATTGGCGCTTCACCCGCCGCATAAACTTCCAACATAATCAGCACGTCCACTTGCGATAAGACTTGCACAAAGTCATCAAACAAATCGCGCGTACGAGAATAGCGATGCGGTTGAAAAATCATCACAATACGTTTATTTTCCCAACCTTGACGCGCCGCCTGAATGGTTACACCTACTTCCGTCGGATGGTGACCGTAATCATCCACCAACATCACTTTACCATTCGGTCGAATAAACTGCCCCAACTGGTCAAAACGACGTCCCGCCCCTTGGAAATCCGCTAATGCCGCTAAAATCGCCTCGTCATCAATGCCCTCTTCTTTCGCCACCGTTAATGCCGCTGTCGCATTTAAGGCATTATGTTTACCCGGAACATTAAGTAATACATCTATCCGCTGACCGCTTGGCGTAATCACAGTGTAATGCCCTTGGAAACCAGTTTGTTGATAATCTTCAATACGATAATCCGCGTGTTCGCTAAATCCGTAGGTGATCACTTGACGCCCAACTTTCGGCATTAACTCGTTCAATACAGGATCATCAGCACACATCACTGCCAAACCATAAAACGGTAAATTATGTAAGAAATTCACATAAGTCTGTTTCATTTCCTCAAAATCACCATGATAAGTGTCCATATGATCCGGTTCAATATTGGTGATCACAGAAACCATCGGCTGCAAATGTAAAAAGGACGCATCGCTTTCATCCGCCTCTGCAATTAAATAACGACTGCACCCCAAATGGGCATTGGTGCCGGCAGATTTTACCAATCCACCATTAACAAAGGTTGGATCCAATTTAGCTTGCTCGTAAATCATTGAAATCATTGCCGTTGTAGTAGTTTTACCATGAGTTCCCGCAATCGCAATTCCATGACGAAAACGCATAATCTCCGCTAACATTTGCGCCCGTTGAATCACAGGAATACGTCTTTCTTGCGCCGCTAGAACTTCCAAATTATCTGGTTTAATTGCACTGGATACCACCACCACGCTCGCACCTTCGATATTACTCGCTTGGTGCGAAAAATAAATCTTGGCGCCTAAAGAAATTAAACGATTTGTGACCGCACTTTCTGCGATATCCGAACCGGTAATCAAATATCCCTCGTTTAATAACACTTCCGCAATACCGCCCATACCGGCGCCGCCAATACCGACAAAATGAATTTGACGTACCCGACGCATTTCCGGCACGGTTTGTCTTACGCGTTGTCTAAAATCTTGCATATTCTTATCCTTATTTCGCTACTTCAGTGATCACATCAGCGACACGTTTTGCCGCCAACGGCGCGGACATGGACTTCGCTTTCACTGCCATATTCAATAATTTGTCACGATCCAACTGCTGTAATAAGGTTATTAAGGCCTGCGCAGTTAAATCAGCTTGTTCAATAATATACGCCGCTTCAACATCCGCCAAATATTTGGCATTTAAATATTGTTGCTTATCTTTATGTTGAAAGGGAACAAAAATCGCCGGCGTTCCAACCGCCGCCAATTCACAAACAGTCAAAGCACCGGAACGACAAATCACAATATCCGCCCAACTATAGGCTTCCGCCATATTATCAATAAACTCAAGGACTTTTACATCTGCATCCGCTGCATAAAGTGCGGTGATTTTTTCCACCGATCCAGCGCCTACTTGGTGACGAACTTCTAATTGATCGCCCAATGCATTCACCACTTCCGGCATCACCAAATTCAGCACTCTCGCCCCTTGGCTACCGCCTACCACCAACACTCTCAATTTGCCCGAACGTGACGCAAAACGCACTTCTGGATCGGGCATTAAAAATAAATCTTCTCTTACCGGATTTCCTACCACTTCCGCATTTGGAAACGCGCTTGGAAAGGCTTGTAATACGCGAGTCGCAATTTTCGCCAACCAATTATTAGTCAAGCCCGCCACTGCATTTTGTTCATGTAAGACAATCGGGACACCACATAATTTCGCGGCTAATCCGCCTGGTCCGGAAACATAACCGCCCATACCTAATACTGCATCAGGCTGGTAACGCTGAATAATTTTACGCGCTTGCAATACCGCACGTAAAACAGCAAAAGGCGCTTTCAATAACGCCTTAACGCCTTTTCCACGCAGCCCGGAAATTTGAATAAACTCAATAGGGATATTGTGTTTCGGTACTAATGTGGCTTCCATACGATCTTTGGTTCCCAACCAACAAATTTCCCAGCCTTGTTTTTGCAAATACTGCGCCACGGCAATCGCTGGAAAAACGTGTCCACCAGTGCCGCCTGCCATTACTAATAATCGTTTTGCTTTTTCTGTCACTATTTATCCCCAATATATTAATCGTCACGCAAACGGGCTTGCCCGCCTCGCATCAAACGGTTTTCGTGATCGATACGCAATAAAACGCCAATACTAATTGCCATAATAATTAAACTTGAACCACCATAACTCACCAAAGGAAAAGTTAACCCTTTAGTTGGCAACAAGCCGAGCGCCATGCCTAAATTCACAAACCCTTGGAAAAAAATCCAAAAGCTAATGCCAAATGCAAAAAATCCCTTAAAGCGCTGTTCCAGTTGTAACGATTCGCGCCCGATTTTCATCGCTCTAAAAATTAATAATGCTAATAGCAAAATCACCACAAATACGCCGATAAAGCCAAATTCTTCACCAACTACCGCCATAACAAAGTCTGTATGTGCTTCTGGCAAATATTCTAATTTTTGAATGGAATTCCCCAATCCTTCACCACTAAACTCACCACGCCCGAACGCCATCAAAGAATTTGATAACTGAAAACCGGTACCGTAAGGGTCTTTGAAAGGATCCATAAAACCGGTTAAGCGTTTTAGACGGTATGCCGACGAAATTGCTAACCAAAGCAGCAACAAAATCCCTAACCCGCCTAGCGCAATGAATTGCCAGAAGTTGGCGCCGACAATAAACAATAAACCGAAAGTAATAATGAAAAGTACCACCGTACTTCCCAAATCCGGTTGCAAAAGAATCAAACACCCTAAAGTTCCCATCACCAAGAGCGGTTTAAATGCGCTGAGTTTTTTACTGCGCACTTCGTCATAACGACGGGTAAAATAACTGGCTAAAAAACAGGTTAAGGCTAATTTAGCAAACTCCGCCGGTTGGAAATTAAAAACCACCAAATTAATCCAACGTCTCGCCCCATTAATCTTCGATCCAATACCGGGAACAAGCACCAACACTAATAAAATCAATGCGATCCAAAACAAGCGGGCGTGCCATTTTTCCCACATATCCATCGGCACTTGCACGAAAAAATAGCAAGCAAAAATCGACAACACCACATAAACCGCATCGCGTTTGGCAAAATAAAAAGAATCATTAAATAATCTTGTTCCTACCGGAATCGACGCGGAAGATACCGCAATCAAACCGACAAATAACAAGGTAATAAACAGCCACAACAGCGCCCGATCATATAACAAATTGTTAGGGGTAATCGTCGCACTTTGTTCATACAGCCGCTTAGCTTTATCTAAAAATTCCATTCCTTATCCCAATAATTTCGCCAATCGGGTAAATTCCTCACCCCGTTTTTCAAAAGAACTAAATTGATCTAAACTGGCGCAGGCCGGCGACAGTAATACCATATCACCTG
This portion of the [Pasteurella] aerogenes genome encodes:
- the ftsZ gene encoding protein FtsZ, producing MNMLEPIDYDVDGMSGALIKVVGVGGGGGNAVNHMVANMIKNDIGGTFVGSDELAYPMPEDEHGKIIFYAVNTDAQALRKSNVQQTVQIGGATTKGLGAGANPNVGRKAAEDDQDAIRAMLEGADMVFIAAGMGGGTGTGAAPIVAQIAKELGILTVAVVTKPFSFEGKKRMQFAELGIKELSKHVDSLIIIPNEKLLKVLGKNVTLISAFATANDILRNAVTGISDMITSPGLINVDFADVKTVMSEMGRAMMGSGVAYGSVSDGRAEKAAQDAVASPLLEDVDLSGARGVLVNITAGMDLGLDEFYTVGDTIRAFASDEATVVVGTTLVPEMTDEIRVTIVATGIGDIDTPDIQILKHPPVRPEQQVNHQGSLTQPQPISSGVGYGELGSLASGQPQQVQQVQNRPSKELDTPAFQRVNVSSFLNKNK
- the ddlB gene encoding D-alanine--D-alanine ligase, whose translation is MTKTLKQEKIAVLLGGTSAERDVSLNSGQAVLNALRNQGYDAHPIDPKEFPVATLKEQGFDRVFNILHGRGGEDGTMQGLLEQIGIPYTGCGVMASALTMDKMRTKMLWKAFGLPVADMEIVTRSSLAELNPHAVVEKLGLPLMVKPSLEGSSVGLTKVKAVDELKSAVEFALKFDETVLIEEWLAGDELTVPVLDNEVLPSIKIVPEGEFYDYNAKYISDNTQYFCPSGLPAEREQELRELVKRAYHVVGCRGWSRIDVMMDGKGQFRLVEVNTNPGMTSHSLFPKSAATVGYSFEQLVVKILELSKE
- the murC gene encoding UDP-N-acetylmuramate--L-alanine ligase — translated: MQDFRQRVRQTVPEMRRVRQIHFVGIGGAGMGGIAEVLLNEGYLITGSDIAESAVTNRLISLGAKIYFSHQASNIEGASVVVVSSAIKPDNLEVLAAQERRIPVIQRAQMLAEIMRFRHGIAIAGTHGKTTTTAMISMIYEQAKLDPTFVNGGLVKSAGTNAHLGCSRYLIAEADESDASFLHLQPMVSVITNIEPDHMDTYHGDFEEMKQTYVNFLHNLPFYGLAVMCADDPVLNELMPKVGRQVITYGFSEHADYRIEDYQQTGFQGHYTVITPSGQRIDVLLNVPGKHNALNATAALTVAKEEGIDDEAILAALADFQGAGRRFDQLGQFIRPNGKVMLVDDYGHHPTEVGVTIQAARQGWENKRIVMIFQPHRYSRTRDLFDDFVQVLSQVDVLIMLEVYAAGEAPIPGADSRSLSRSIRNLGKVDPIFVADHEQLPEILDQVIQDGDLILAQGAGNVSKLSRQLTERWMNE
- the ftsW gene encoding protein FtsW; translation: MEFLDKAKRLYEQSATITPNNLLYDRALLWLFITLLFVGLIAVSSASIPVGTRLFNDSFYFAKRDAVYVVLSIFACYFFVQVPMDMWEKWHARLFWIALILLVLVLVPGIGSKINGARRWINLVVFNFQPAEFAKLALTCFLASYFTRRYDEVRSKKLSAFKPLLVMGTLGCLILLQPDLGSTVVLFIITFGLLFIVGANFWQFIALGGLGILLLLWLAISSAYRLKRLTGFMDPFKDPYGTGFQLSNSLMAFGRGEFSGEGLGNSIQKLEYLPEAHTDFVMAVVGEEFGFIGVFVVILLLALLIFRAMKIGRESLQLEQRFKGFFAFGISFWIFFQGFVNLGMALGLLPTKGLTFPLVSYGGSSLIIMAISIGVLLRIDHENRLMRGGQARLRDD
- the ftsA gene encoding cell division protein FtsA, which translates into the protein MAKIVESKTIVGLEVGTSKVVAVVGEVLHDGVVNVLGVGSCPSKGIDKGSITDLNAVVTSIQRAIDAAESVADCEIFSVTLAITGEHIQSLNENGFVPIADGEVTQDEIDSAMHTASSVRMGEGLSLLHVIPQEFAVDKQVNIKDPLGLQGVRLKAQAHLIACHQDWLNNLKKAVERCKLKVDKIVFSGVASAYSVLTEDEKDLGVCLIDFGAGTMDIVVYTNGALRFSKVISYAGNRVTDDIAYACAASRMDAEGIKVNYASALNPPSSGADKKIEVAGIGGRAPRVLTKEQLSVVTSARYTELLGLVRNELDQLKYELESKQMKFELIAGVVITGGGAQIEDLKQCASEVFGTQVRIGTPLNITGLTDYVNKPQYSTVIGLLQYTQDNKDEIIDVGPDGNSGGALAPIWNTIKKFANKVRSEF
- the murG gene encoding UDP-N-acetylglucosamine-N-acetylmuramyl-(pentapeptide) pyrophosphoryl-undecaprenol N-acetylglucosamine transferase → MTEKAKRLLVMAGGTGGHVFPAIAVAQYLQKQGWEICWLGTKDRMEATLVPKHNIPIEFIQISGLRGKGVKALLKAPFAVLRAVLQARKIIQRYQPDAVLGMGGYVSGPGGLAAKLCGVPIVLHEQNAVAGLTNNWLAKIATRVLQAFPSAFPNAEVVGNPVREDLFLMPDPEVRFASRSGKLRVLVVGGSQGARVLNLVMPEVVNALGDQLEVRHQVGAGSVEKITALYAADADVKVLEFIDNMAEAYSWADIVICRSGALTVCELAAVGTPAIFVPFQHKDKQQYLNAKYLADVEAAYIIEQADLTAQALITLLQQLDRDKLLNMAVKAKSMSAPLAAKRVADVITEVAK
- the pheA gene encoding P-protein, which codes for MALDLTEIRQQITQIDRSLLKLLSERHRLAFDVVRSKEITQKPLRDIEREQQLLQELVQFAENENYQLEPQYIMAIFQRIIEDSVLTQQVYLQKKLNEQREQNIHIAFLGKRGSYSHLAARNYATRYQEHLVEMSCNTFEQIFEKVQSGEADYGILPLENTTSGAINEVYDLLQHTDLSLVGELAYPIKHCVLVNEQDDLSKIDTLYSHPQVIQQCSQFIRSLERVHIEYCESSSHAMQLVASLNKPNIAALGNEDGGHLYGLRVLKTDIANQENNITRFIVLAKNPVVVSPQIHTKTLLLMSTSQQAGALVDALLVFKKYHINMTKLESRPIYGKPWEEMFYLEIEANINHPQTQQAFEELKSYSNYLKVLGCYPSEIVKPAKVD
- the ftsQ gene encoding protein FtsQ, which gives rise to MKLFQHKTVQGVRTKGQKSTQFLTLKPLFFLVFLGVLFYVYTNWQSWLEKLDSRPISAFALIGTPTFTTDVDVRDTLVKMGSLKGFFGQDIEAVREQIETMPWIKNAVVRKVWPDRLSIWVNEHFPVAIWNENEFVASDGTVFKLPMEKVKDQNLPHLSGPDYRSTVVLDAWNKIDHDLKLKGLTLKAVKIDARGAWQIVLDNDVTLRLGRGDWKTKLERFATIYPQIEVPEHKRLSYVDLRYNVGAAVGIVDAD
- the lpxC gene encoding UDP-3-O-[3-hydroxymyristoyl] N-acetylglucosamine deacetylase; this encodes MIKQRTLKQSIKVTGVGLHSGNKVTLTLRPAMVNTGVIYCRTDVNPPVTFPANANAVRDTMLCTCLVNEEGIRISTVEHLNAALAGLGIDNIIIEVDAPEIPIMDGSSSPFIYLLLDAGIEEQNAPKKFIRVKQPVRVEDGDKWAEFKPYNQGFRLDFTIDFEHPAIGKDVRHYQMDFSAQAFVQQISRARTFGFMKDIEYLQSQGLALGGSLDNAIVLDNYRILNEDGLRFKDELVRHKMLDAIGDLYMAGYNIIGDFKAYKSGHGLNNKLLRALLANQDAWEFVTFEDKDQVPQGYVAPSQVLI